The following coding sequences are from one Buchnera aphidicola (Periphyllus testudinaceus) window:
- the serS gene encoding serine--tRNA ligase has product MLDPKILRKSIKEISIQLLNKGFKLNVEKFKNLEKKRKKIQIKTENLRFTQKSISKIIGKSKNIELKKKKYLKKNIKLSKKINKYKKKFLKIKQKIYNFSINIPNILFKDVPLGDSELHNKIIYKWGKNKKKNFFVRNHMELGASINGFDWDTASVITGSNFTIMKGNLAKLYRALGQFMLDLHINLHKYQEIYVPYIVNQKSMYGTGQYPKFNSDLFYINSYKNNINKNYFLIPTAEVPLTNLVQNKIFKEKDLPQMFVANTPCFRSESTSYGKNFKGLIRLHQFDKVELVQIVHPKKSNKVLEKITLHAEKVLKLLKLPYRKILLCSGETNFSSSKTYDLEVWFPSQNSYREISSCSNMLDFQSRRIKSRYFDSIKKRNIYVHTLNGSGLAIGRTLAAILENYQLENKKIKIPKILRKKYMNGLKFL; this is encoded by the coding sequence ATGCTTGATCCAAAAATTTTAAGAAAATCAATTAAAGAAATTTCTATTCAATTATTGAATAAAGGATTTAAGTTAAACGTTGAAAAATTTAAAAATTTAGAAAAAAAAAGAAAAAAAATACAAATAAAAACTGAAAATTTGAGATTTACTCAAAAAAGTATTTCTAAAATTATCGGAAAATCAAAAAATATAGAATTAAAAAAAAAAAAATATTTAAAAAAAAATATAAAATTAAGTAAAAAAATAAATAAATATAAAAAAAAATTTCTTAAAATTAAACAAAAAATATATAATTTTTCTATTAATATTCCAAATATTTTATTTAAAGATGTTCCTTTAGGTGATTCTGAATTACATAATAAAATAATATATAAATGGGGAAAAAATAAGAAAAAAAATTTTTTTGTAAGAAATCATATGGAATTGGGAGCTTCAATAAATGGTTTTGATTGGGATACTGCTTCAGTTATTACAGGATCAAATTTTACTATTATGAAAGGAAATCTTGCAAAATTATATCGAGCATTAGGACAATTTATGTTAGATTTACATATAAATCTTCATAAATATCAAGAAATATATGTTCCATATATAGTTAATCAAAAAAGTATGTATGGAACTGGACAATATCCAAAATTTAATTCTGATTTATTTTATATTAATTCATATAAAAATAATATTAATAAAAATTATTTTTTAATTCCTACAGCAGAAGTACCTTTAACAAATTTAGTTCAAAATAAAATTTTTAAAGAAAAAGATCTTCCTCAAATGTTTGTTGCAAATACACCATGTTTTAGATCTGAATCAACATCTTATGGTAAAAATTTTAAAGGATTAATTCGATTACATCAATTTGATAAAGTAGAATTAGTTCAAATAGTTCATCCAAAAAAATCAAACAAAGTTTTAGAAAAAATTACATTACATGCAGAAAAAGTTTTAAAACTTTTAAAACTTCCGTATAGAAAAATTTTATTATGTTCAGGAGAAACAAATTTTTCTTCTTCTAAAACATACGATTTAGAAGTATGGTTTCCTTCTCAAAATTCTTATCGAGAAATTTCTTCTTGTTCAAACATGCTTGATTTTCAATCTAGACGTATCAAATCTCGTTATTTTGATAGTATTAAAAAAAGAAATATTTATGTTCATACATTAAATGGATCAGGATTAGCTATAGGAAGAACTTTAGCTGCTATTTTAGAAAATTATCAATTAGAAAATAAAAAAATTAAAATACCAAAAATTTTAAGAAAAAAATATATGAATGGATTAAAATTTCTTTAA
- the aroA gene encoding 3-phosphoshikimate 1-carboxyvinyltransferase, translated as MKKKIIIHSPIKIEGEIFLPGSKSITNRALLFSAMSQGNTYLKNILYSDDVKYMLNALKSLGIKYILSKNNTVCYIYGAGKKFPKKKNLTLFLGNAGTAVRSLLSVLSIKDNNIIIEGDDRMQQRPIKHLVKALIQGQAKISYLKKKYFIPIKTNGNFEGGEINLNGSISSQFLTALLIASPLAKKDTKIFIKGKLVSKPYIDITIKMMKCFGIKIKNNNYKSFFISSNQNFISPKKYYIEGDASSASYFLSAAAIKGGTVKINGIGKNSIQGDIKFSSILEKMGAKIYLGKKYITCTRKKLKKIDMDMNDIPDAAMTIAVTALFAKGVTKIRNIYNWRVKETDRLFAMATELRKVGAKVKEGIDYLTITPPKKFNKVEIETYNDHRMAMCFSLISLSNTSVTILNPNCINKTFPNYFKNFFSICTYSK; from the coding sequence ATGAAAAAAAAAATAATTATTCATTCTCCTATAAAAATTGAAGGAGAAATATTTCTTCCAGGTTCGAAAAGTATTACTAATCGAGCGTTACTTTTTTCTGCAATGTCTCAAGGAAATACTTATCTGAAAAATATATTATATAGTGATGATGTTAAATATATGTTAAATGCTTTAAAATCTTTAGGAATAAAATATATACTTTCTAAAAATAATACTGTTTGTTATATATATGGAGCGGGAAAAAAATTTCCAAAAAAAAAGAATTTAACTTTATTTTTAGGAAATGCTGGAACTGCTGTACGTTCTCTTTTATCTGTATTATCAATTAAAGATAATAATATTATAATTGAAGGCGACGATAGAATGCAACAAAGACCAATTAAACATTTAGTAAAAGCTTTAATACAAGGTCAAGCAAAAATTTCATATCTTAAAAAAAAATATTTTATTCCAATTAAAACAAATGGAAATTTTGAAGGAGGAGAAATTAATTTAAATGGAAGTATATCTAGTCAATTTTTAACAGCGCTTTTAATAGCTTCTCCATTAGCTAAAAAAGATACAAAAATTTTTATTAAAGGAAAATTAGTTTCTAAGCCATACATAGATATTACTATAAAAATGATGAAATGTTTTGGAATAAAAATAAAAAATAATAATTATAAAAGTTTTTTTATTTCTAGTAACCAAAATTTTATTTCTCCAAAAAAATATTATATTGAAGGAGATGCATCATCTGCTTCTTATTTTTTATCTGCAGCTGCAATTAAAGGAGGAACAGTTAAAATTAATGGAATTGGAAAAAATAGTATTCAAGGAGATATAAAATTTAGTTCTATTTTAGAAAAAATGGGAGCAAAAATTTATTTAGGAAAAAAATATATTACATGTACTAGAAAAAAATTAAAAAAAATAGATATGGATATGAACGATATTCCTGATGCTGCAATGACAATTGCTGTAACTGCATTATTTGCAAAAGGAGTAACTAAAATTCGTAATATATATAACTGGAGAGTAAAAGAAACAGATCGTTTATTTGCTATGGCTACTGAATTAAGAAAAGTTGGAGCAAAAGTTAAAGAAGGAATAGATTATTTAACTATTACTCCACCAAAAAAATTTAATAAAGTAGAAATTGAAACATATAATGATCATCGTATGGCTATGTGTTTTTCTTTAATTTCTTTATCTAATACTTCCGTAACTATTCTTAACCCTAATTGTATAAATAAAACTTTTCCAAATTATTTCAAAAATTTTTTTTCTATATGTACATATTCAAAATAA
- the infA gene encoding translation initiation factor IF-1 yields the protein MVKEDNIEMQGTVIDTLPNTMFRVELENKHIITAHISGKMRKNYIRILTGDKVTVELTTYDLTKGRIIFRSR from the coding sequence ATGGTAAAAGAAGATAATATTGAAATGCAAGGAACTGTAATTGATACGCTTCCAAATACAATGTTTCGTGTAGAATTAGAAAATAAACATATTATTACAGCTCATATTTCAGGAAAAATGAGAAAAAATTATATTAGAATTTTAACAGGAGATAAAGTTACAGTAGAATTAACTACATATGATTTAACCAAAGGAAGAATAATATTTAGGAGCAGATAA
- the serC gene encoding 3-phosphoserine/phosphohydroxythreonine transaminase, which produces MNFVYNFSSGPSMLPIEVMKQAKKEFLNWNNIGSSILEISHRSKEFLMLIKNSKKNLRDLLKIPKNYKILFCHGGARGQFSAIPMNLTKKNDQVDYICSGHWSKSAAKEAKKYCQANIINVSSYKNEKKFIIPMKQWKINNESKYIHYCPNETIDGISINEEPIFKNKHVIGDFSSTLLSRKININKYSLIYASAQKNIGTSGITIIIIKKDLIKNTNRNIPSILNYKIMLENDSLFNTPTNFSWYLSNLIFIWLKKIGGLKEIEKINTKKSNLLYKKIDSSNFYINKIKKENRSQMNVVFELKNKKLNNLFLKESKLNNLFYLKNHKIAGNMRASIYNAMPIKGVKKLVKFMSYFEKKYINMN; this is translated from the coding sequence ATGAATTTTGTTTATAATTTTAGTTCAGGGCCTTCAATGTTGCCTATAGAAGTAATGAAACAAGCAAAAAAAGAATTTTTAAATTGGAATAATATTGGATCATCTATTTTAGAAATTAGTCATAGAAGTAAAGAATTTTTAATGTTAATTAAAAATTCCAAAAAAAACTTAAGAGACTTATTAAAAATACCAAAAAATTATAAAATATTGTTTTGTCATGGAGGAGCCAGAGGGCAATTTTCAGCTATTCCAATGAATTTAACAAAAAAAAATGATCAAGTAGATTATATTTGTAGCGGGCATTGGTCAAAATCTGCAGCAAAAGAAGCAAAAAAATATTGTCAAGCAAATATTATTAATGTGTCTTCTTATAAAAATGAAAAAAAATTTATTATTCCTATGAAACAATGGAAAATAAATAATGAATCAAAATATATACATTATTGCCCTAATGAAACTATTGATGGAATATCAATTAATGAAGAACCGATATTTAAAAATAAACATGTAATTGGAGATTTTTCTTCTACTCTTCTTTCTAGAAAAATTAATATAAATAAATATTCTTTAATATATGCTAGTGCTCAAAAAAATATCGGAACATCAGGAATTACTATAATAATAATTAAAAAAGATTTAATAAAAAATACTAATAGAAACATTCCATCCATATTAAATTATAAAATTATGTTAGAAAATGATTCTTTATTTAATACCCCAACAAATTTTTCATGGTATTTATCAAATTTAATATTTATATGGTTAAAAAAAATAGGAGGATTAAAGGAAATTGAAAAAATAAATACAAAAAAATCTAATTTATTATATAAAAAAATTGATAGTAGTAATTTTTATATAAATAAAATAAAAAAAGAAAATAGATCACAAATGAATGTAGTTTTTGAATTAAAAAATAAAAAATTAAATAATTTATTTTTAAAAGAATCTAAATTAAATAATTTATTTTATTTAAAAAATCACAAAATAGCTGGAAATATGAGAGCATCTATATATAATGCTATGCCAATTAAAGGAGTTAAAAAATTAGTTAAATTTATGTCTTATTTTGAAAAAAAATATATAAATATGAATTAA
- the aspS gene encoding aspartate--tRNA ligase has protein sequence MRTDYCGKINKKHISKIVSICGWVNKKRNVGKIIFLDIRDREGIVQVIFLSKNKNIFKIAENLKEEFCVQIFGTVQERSKNNKNFSIFTGEVEIVAFQLKVLNISKELPFDSNNCKSKKKLLKFRYLNIRKSNIINNLKVRNLVVKNITNFMNIHNFWNIETPFLTSSTPEGARDYLVPSRIYPGKFYALPQSPQLFKQLLMISGIDRYYQIVKCFRDEDLRSNRQPEFTQIDIEASFINELKFCKMMEKMISSLWLQVKNVKVKNIKKINYAESIKRFGTDKPDLRHSLELIDIDDLLKGISSFKNFNKKSERIIILKIPNGSKLSSEKINFYKKNLKKYKIYKYEFIQIKTEKINKNSFKNTIFYNFNINIIKKIFYRNKVYKNDILIFIYHTKKIINKWFGKIRNLIAKDLDIINELDWSFVWVKNFPMFKKNSDGSFTSMHHPFTSPKQTSIENLIKNPESIISNSYDLIVNGQEIGGGSVRIHNKQMQEAVFKIIGLNKQDIKQKFKFFLDALNYGTPPHSGIAFGLDRITMLLTNSSNISDVIAFPKTTSANCLTTGAPHFLQKNDLKTLGIKIQKNIK, from the coding sequence ATGCGTACTGATTATTGTGGGAAAATTAACAAAAAACACATCTCTAAAATAGTAAGTATTTGTGGATGGGTTAATAAAAAAAGAAATGTAGGAAAAATTATTTTTTTAGATATTCGAGATAGAGAGGGAATAGTTCAAGTAATTTTCCTTTCTAAAAACAAAAATATTTTTAAAATAGCTGAAAATTTAAAAGAAGAATTTTGTGTTCAAATTTTTGGAACTGTACAAGAAAGATCAAAAAATAATAAAAATTTTAGTATTTTTACTGGAGAAGTAGAAATAGTTGCTTTTCAATTAAAAGTATTAAATATTTCAAAAGAATTACCATTTGATTCAAATAATTGTAAATCTAAAAAAAAACTTTTAAAATTTCGTTATTTAAATATTAGAAAATCTAATATTATTAATAATCTTAAAGTGAGAAATTTAGTTGTTAAAAATATTACAAATTTTATGAACATACATAATTTTTGGAATATAGAAACTCCTTTTTTAACAAGTTCTACTCCAGAAGGAGCTCGTGATTATTTAGTTCCTAGTCGAATTTATCCAGGAAAATTTTATGCATTACCTCAATCTCCTCAATTATTTAAACAATTATTAATGATTTCTGGAATAGATAGATATTATCAAATAGTAAAATGTTTTCGTGATGAAGATTTAAGATCTAATAGACAACCAGAATTTACTCAAATCGATATAGAAGCATCTTTTATAAATGAATTAAAATTTTGTAAAATGATGGAAAAAATGATTTCTTCTTTATGGTTACAAGTAAAAAATGTAAAAGTAAAAAATATTAAAAAAATTAATTATGCTGAATCAATAAAAAGATTTGGTACAGATAAACCAGATTTAAGACATTCATTAGAACTCATTGATATTGATGATTTATTAAAAGGAATTTCTTCATTTAAAAATTTTAATAAAAAATCTGAAAGAATTATTATTTTAAAAATTCCAAATGGTTCAAAATTATCATCTGAAAAAATTAATTTTTATAAAAAAAATTTAAAAAAATATAAAATATATAAATATGAATTTATACAAATTAAAACAGAAAAAATAAATAAAAATTCTTTTAAAAACACTATTTTTTATAATTTTAATATAAATATTATAAAAAAAATATTTTATAGAAATAAAGTATATAAAAATGATATTTTAATTTTTATTTATCATACAAAAAAAATAATTAATAAATGGTTTGGAAAAATAAGAAATTTAATTGCAAAAGATTTAGATATAATTAATGAATTAGATTGGTCTTTTGTTTGGGTTAAAAATTTTCCTATGTTTAAAAAAAATTCTGACGGCTCTTTTACTTCTATGCATCATCCATTTACTTCTCCTAAACAAACTAGTATTGAAAATTTAATTAAAAATCCTGAATCTATTATTTCTAATTCATATGATTTAATTGTAAATGGTCAAGAAATAGGTGGGGGTTCTGTAAGAATACATAACAAACAAATGCAAGAAGCTGTTTTTAAAATTATTGGATTAAATAAACAAGATATTAAACAAAAATTTAAATTTTTTTTAGATGCTTTAAATTATGGAACTCCTCCACATTCTGGAATTGCTTTTGGATTAGATCGCATTACTATGCTTTTAACAAATAGTTCAAATATTAGTGATGTTATTGCATTTCCAAAAACAACTTCAGCAAATTGTTTAA
- the trxB gene encoding thioredoxin-disulfide reductase, giving the protein MKKNKQNIINNKIVILGSGPAGYTAGIYSSRANLNPIIITGNVPGGQLTKTNMIENWPGDYKTLNGLKFINRLKKHALKFNTKIINDHIISVNFKSKPFVLTGKKNKYQTNAIIIATGAIPRYLGISSEKFFLGKGVSTCAICDGFFYKNKIVAVIGGGNSALEEALYLSNIAKKVHLIHRRKNFTAEKILINKIFEKIKNKKIIFHELCQVKKIIGTQEEVKKIKITSIKDKKNFYIDLSGIFIAIGYNPNTKIFKKKIKMKDGYIVLQNSKKFSSQTNIPGIFAAGDVIYNSYRQAIVAASSGCIASLDAEKYIEYL; this is encoded by the coding sequence ATGAAAAAAAATAAACAAAATATAATAAATAATAAAATTGTTATTCTTGGTTCAGGTCCTGCAGGATACACAGCTGGAATATATTCTTCAAGAGCAAATCTTAATCCAATTATTATTACTGGAAATGTTCCTGGAGGACAATTAACAAAAACTAATATGATTGAAAATTGGCCCGGAGATTATAAAACTTTAAATGGTTTAAAATTTATTAATAGATTAAAAAAACATGCGTTAAAATTTAATACAAAAATTATTAATGATCATATTATTTCTGTAAATTTTAAATCTAAACCTTTTGTTTTAACTGGAAAAAAAAATAAATATCAAACAAATGCAATAATTATTGCGACAGGAGCTATTCCAAGATATTTAGGAATAAGTTCTGAAAAATTTTTTTTAGGAAAAGGAGTATCCACATGTGCTATATGTGATGGTTTTTTTTACAAAAACAAAATTGTAGCAGTAATTGGAGGTGGAAATTCTGCTTTAGAAGAAGCTTTATATTTATCTAACATTGCAAAAAAAGTACATTTAATACATAGAAGAAAAAATTTTACAGCTGAAAAAATATTAATTAATAAAATATTTGAAAAAATAAAAAATAAAAAAATAATTTTTCATGAATTATGTCAAGTAAAAAAAATAATTGGTACTCAAGAAGAAGTAAAAAAAATAAAAATAACATCTATAAAAGATAAAAAAAATTTTTATATTGATTTATCTGGAATATTTATAGCAATAGGATATAATCCTAATACTAAAATTTTTAAAAAAAAAATTAAAATGAAAGATGGATATATTGTTTTACAAAATTCTAAAAAATTTTCTTCACAAACTAATATACCTGGAATTTTTGCAGCCGGAGATGTTATATATAATTCTTATAGACAAGCTATTGTAGCAGCTTCTAGTGGATGTATAGCATCTTTAGATGCAGAAAAATATATAGAATATTTATAA